In a single window of the Nicotiana tomentosiformis chromosome 10, ASM39032v3, whole genome shotgun sequence genome:
- the LOC104105244 gene encoding uncharacterized protein gives MEMKRWERSNRMCMMIMKKAIPEIFRGTISNKVKTAKEFMAEIEKVFVKSEKAEIGTLLTRLILMRYQGKGNIMEYIMKMSDLASKLKALKLDLSEDLLVHLVLISLPPHFS, from the coding sequence ATGGAGATGAAAAGGTGGGAGAGATCAAATCGCATGTGTATGATGATCATGAAGAAAGCCATTCCAGAAATATTTAGGGGCACTATATCTAACAAGGTTAAGACGGCTAAAGAATTTATGGCTGAAATTGAAAAAGTATTTGTCAAGAGTGAAAAGGCTGAGATTGGTACACTCTTGACACGTCTGATTTTAATGAGGTATCAAGGCAAAGGTAACATCATGGAGTACATCATGAAAATGTCTGATCTTGCTTCTAAGTTGAAAGCACTTAAGTTGGACCTCTCTGAGGACTTGCTAGTGCATTTGGTTTTGATATCCCTTCCACCACATTTTAGCTAG